Proteins from one Bradyrhizobium roseum genomic window:
- a CDS encoding PAS domain-containing protein translates to MKDAEIQRLASNDPRLAAYAASRLPAWLWTADGQRILWANPAGARLFGAADATALAEKTFGPADRHRRQIARLAGRLRADGAIRLERLQGFGAAPGGLATCGCSRIDFADGSHGVLIAAGNIALIAPLRAPHPEMPPAVTAPERHLPEPVASEPVLPPSAPVVAVQPIADDQQPAPSGEAPAGFALFDALAEPADADATPPAETLPPATETPARASSHAIEAPAGQAQTRRLPLRFTWQMDRDGRFTLGSDEFLGLIGPRTAAALGRPWREIAETLGLDPAGRMMQAFATGTTWSGITLNWTVDGGGTLPVELSGLPVFDAARNFTGYRGFGVCRDFDAIARLAALRLAELSGGMATPQQPPAAPSADEAPEPIAFENPAAETSHQNDLETPVEPPKESPAERVRENVESIVKEVPAETATALPADAAANVVPFRAPGDAKQPVLTPIENSAFDELARQLSARLDTENDNAAPGEAAFAAPAREAPAAPPEWLAAPEPPARGEGARDKALLDLLPVGILIYRLDRLLYANPAFLARIGYPNLHALEDAGGLDALYVEPGPSNASSTSDTGRPVRISASQPMDADNDTPSSAADARLYTISWDGDSALALIFSGTGHEGAAIAAAIAQAEPAPERIVSEPPAPAPDTSDVGHANAEDLAAILDTTAEGIVMFDADGNIHAANRSAEALFGHDGAALARSNLADLFAPESRHGVLEYLADIKAAGVASLLDHGREVLGRESKGGIIPLTMTMGRTRPDGPSFFAVFRDLSQARQTETELREARRLAERAANAKADVLARISHEVRTPLNAIIGFSEVMIGERFGSLGNERYREYMKDIRASGERVIAIINDLLDLSRIETGKLDLAFTSQNLNELVENCVGVLQPQANRERIIIRTSLAHMLPPVVADARALRQITLNLIGNSIQLANTGGQVIVSTALSDFGEVMLRVRDTGLGLNDNEVAAALQPFRTVAPSDRAEGSGVSLSLTKALVEANRATFQIKTGGRTGTLIEIVFPHAVARA, encoded by the coding sequence ATGAAGGATGCGGAAATTCAGCGCCTGGCCTCGAACGATCCGCGATTGGCCGCCTATGCGGCGAGCCGCCTGCCCGCATGGCTATGGACCGCAGACGGCCAGCGCATTCTGTGGGCCAATCCGGCCGGCGCACGCCTGTTCGGTGCCGCCGACGCCACAGCCCTCGCCGAAAAGACCTTCGGTCCGGCCGACCGGCACCGCCGGCAGATCGCGCGGCTCGCAGGCCGTCTGCGCGCGGACGGCGCCATACGGTTGGAGCGCCTGCAGGGATTTGGCGCAGCGCCCGGCGGGCTTGCGACCTGCGGCTGCTCGCGGATCGACTTTGCCGACGGCAGCCACGGCGTTCTGATTGCCGCCGGCAACATCGCGCTGATCGCGCCGCTTCGGGCGCCCCATCCTGAGATGCCGCCAGCCGTCACGGCGCCTGAGCGGCACTTGCCGGAGCCCGTTGCATCCGAGCCCGTGTTGCCGCCGAGCGCACCAGTGGTCGCGGTGCAGCCGATCGCCGATGACCAGCAACCGGCCCCATCGGGCGAAGCACCCGCCGGGTTTGCGTTGTTCGATGCGCTTGCCGAACCGGCCGATGCCGATGCGACGCCCCCCGCCGAGACCCTTCCGCCTGCGACCGAGACCCCAGCACGCGCGTCATCACACGCCATCGAAGCACCCGCCGGCCAGGCGCAAACGCGCCGCCTGCCGCTGCGCTTCACCTGGCAGATGGACCGCGACGGCCGCTTCACGCTCGGCAGCGACGAATTTCTCGGTCTGATCGGTCCGCGCACCGCGGCCGCGCTCGGCCGGCCATGGCGCGAGATCGCCGAGACGCTGGGCCTCGATCCCGCCGGACGGATGATGCAGGCGTTTGCGACGGGGACCACCTGGAGCGGCATCACGCTGAACTGGACGGTGGATGGCGGCGGCACCTTGCCGGTGGAATTGTCGGGCCTGCCGGTCTTCGATGCAGCACGAAACTTCACCGGCTATCGCGGCTTCGGCGTTTGCCGGGATTTTGATGCCATCGCACGGCTCGCCGCCCTGCGGTTGGCGGAATTGTCCGGTGGGATGGCGACGCCGCAACAGCCGCCCGCTGCGCCATCCGCCGATGAAGCGCCCGAACCGATTGCCTTCGAAAATCCTGCTGCCGAGACTTCACACCAAAACGATTTGGAAACGCCCGTGGAACCTCCCAAGGAATCCCCAGCGGAACGTGTTCGCGAAAACGTCGAGAGCATCGTCAAGGAAGTGCCTGCGGAAACGGCCACCGCATTGCCGGCGGATGCCGCCGCGAACGTCGTGCCGTTCCGCGCCCCGGGCGATGCGAAGCAGCCGGTGCTGACGCCGATTGAAAACAGCGCCTTCGACGAACTCGCACGGCAATTGTCGGCACGGCTCGATACCGAAAACGACAACGCGGCGCCGGGCGAAGCCGCCTTCGCCGCGCCGGCGCGCGAAGCTCCTGCCGCGCCGCCCGAATGGCTGGCGGCGCCGGAGCCGCCGGCGCGCGGTGAAGGCGCGCGCGACAAGGCGCTGCTCGATCTGCTGCCGGTCGGAATCCTGATCTACCGGCTCGACCGGCTGCTCTATGCCAACCCCGCCTTCCTCGCGCGAATAGGCTATCCGAACCTGCACGCGCTGGAAGACGCCGGCGGCCTCGACGCGCTCTATGTCGAGCCCGGCCCGTCCAACGCCTCCTCGACATCGGACACCGGCAGGCCGGTGCGGATTTCGGCGAGCCAGCCGATGGATGCCGATAACGATACGCCATCTTCAGCCGCCGACGCGCGTCTCTACACGATCTCATGGGACGGCGATTCTGCGTTGGCCCTGATCTTCTCAGGCACCGGCCATGAGGGCGCGGCGATCGCGGCCGCGATTGCGCAGGCGGAGCCGGCACCGGAGCGCATCGTTTCCGAACCGCCGGCACCGGCGCCCGACACGTCCGACGTCGGGCACGCCAACGCCGAAGACCTCGCCGCCATCCTCGACACCACGGCCGAAGGCATCGTGATGTTCGACGCCGACGGCAACATTCATGCGGCCAACCGCAGTGCCGAGGCGCTGTTCGGCCATGACGGCGCCGCGTTGGCGCGCAGCAATCTCGCCGACCTGTTCGCACCGGAAAGCCGGCACGGCGTGCTGGAATATCTCGCCGACATCAAGGCGGCCGGCGTCGCGAGCCTGCTCGATCACGGCCGCGAGGTGCTGGGCCGCGAGAGCAAGGGCGGCATCATCCCGCTGACGATGACCATGGGCCGCACGCGCCCCGACGGCCCGAGCTTCTTCGCGGTGTTCCGCGATCTGTCACAGGCCCGGCAGACCGAGACCGAATTGCGCGAGGCGCGGCGGCTCGCCGAGCGCGCCGCCAACGCCAAGGCCGACGTGCTGGCGCGGATCAGCCATGAGGTGCGGACGCCGCTGAACGCCATCATCGGCTTCTCCGAAGTGATGATCGGCGAACGCTTCGGTTCGCTCGGCAACGAGCGCTACCGCGAATACATGAAGGACATCCGCGCCTCCGGCGAGCGCGTGATCGCCATCATCAACGACCTGCTGGATCTTTCCCGGATCGAAACCGGCAAGCTCGATCTCGCCTTCACCAGCCAGAACCTCAACGAGCTGGTGGAAAACTGCGTCGGCGTGCTGCAGCCGCAGGCCAACCGCGAGCGCATCATCATCCGCACCTCGCTCGCCCACATGCTGCCGCCGGTGGTCGCGGACGCGCGGGCGCTGCGCCAGATCACGCTGAACCTGATCGGCAACTCGATCCAGCTCGCCAATACCGGCGGCCAGGTCATCGTCTCGACCGCGCTCTCGGATTTCGGCGAGGTGATGCTGCGGGTCCGCGACACCGGCCTCGGCCTCAACGACAACGAGGTGGCCGCGGCGCTGCAGCCGTTCCGCACGGTTGCGCCGTCGGACCGCGCCGAGGGTTCGGGCGTCAGCCTGTCGCTGACCAAGGCCCTGGTCGAAGCCAACCGCGCCACGTTCCAGATCAAGACCGGCGGCCGTACCGGCACGCTGATCGAGATCGTGTTCCCGCATGCGGTGGCGCGCGCCTGA
- a CDS encoding ParA family protein — translation MNVIVFASRKGGSGKSTLAAHLAAHVHKATKPILLVDADPQGSLTLWHKLRGTNEPPIKAAVNSVSGIVAAAKRDGIEWVFIDTPPNLSAVVDDAIRNATMVIIPARPGVFDVNAVQETIQTCRSARKPYAVVVNGAPAERDGVESRIVTIAREALAKFRAPVWSGQITNRADLLMALSQGEGAREYYAEGRAAAEIARLWGAIERSIKAIRGTASASGTMHKQAA, via the coding sequence ATGAACGTCATAGTTTTCGCTTCGCGTAAGGGGGGCTCGGGTAAGAGTACCCTGGCTGCTCACCTCGCTGCCCACGTTCACAAGGCAACGAAGCCAATTCTTCTCGTGGACGCCGATCCGCAGGGGTCGCTAACGCTCTGGCACAAATTGCGCGGCACCAACGAACCGCCGATCAAGGCCGCGGTGAATTCCGTCAGCGGCATCGTCGCCGCCGCCAAGCGCGACGGCATCGAATGGGTGTTCATCGACACGCCGCCGAATCTGTCCGCCGTCGTCGACGACGCGATCCGCAACGCCACGATGGTGATCATTCCGGCACGGCCGGGCGTGTTCGACGTCAACGCGGTGCAGGAAACCATCCAGACCTGCCGCTCGGCGCGCAAGCCCTATGCGGTTGTCGTCAATGGCGCGCCGGCCGAACGTGACGGCGTCGAAAGCCGCATCGTCACCATCGCCCGCGAAGCGCTGGCGAAATTCCGTGCGCCGGTGTGGAGCGGCCAGATCACCAACCGGGCCGATCTGCTGATGGCGTTGAGCCAGGGCGAGGGCGCCCGTGAATATTACGCAGAAGGCCGGGCCGCGGCGGAGATTGCCAGGCTGTGGGGCGCGATCGAACGTTCGATCAAGGCGATCCGCGGAACGGCGTCGGCATCGGGCACCATGCATAAGCAGGCGGCGTAA
- a CDS encoding phasin, translating into MTSSTDPFSASIIPFEVPEQMRAFAEKGVSQARDSYAKFKDAAETHNGTIEAVFTTASKGASAYNAKLMEFFKANTTSSLDFAQELVGVKTPAAAMELWTAQAKKQYETFTAQAKELAELGQKVATETVEPIKASASKFYKPAA; encoded by the coding sequence GTGACCAGTTCCACCGATCCCTTCTCTGCCTCCATCATCCCGTTCGAAGTTCCGGAGCAGATGCGCGCGTTTGCCGAAAAGGGCGTTTCGCAGGCCCGCGACAGCTACGCCAAGTTCAAGGACGCTGCCGAAACCCATAACGGCACCATCGAGGCGGTGTTCACCACGGCCAGCAAGGGCGCGAGCGCCTACAACGCCAAGCTCATGGAGTTTTTCAAGGCCAACACGACTTCCTCGCTCGATTTCGCGCAGGAACTGGTCGGCGTGAAGACCCCGGCGGCGGCGATGGAGCTGTGGACGGCGCAAGCCAAGAAGCAATACGAGACCTTTACGGCGCAAGCCAAGGAACTCGCCGAACTCGGCCAGAAGGTCGCCACCGAGACCGTCGAGCCGATCAAGGCCTCGGCCTCGAAATTCTACAAGCCGGCCGCCTGA